One window from the genome of Pseudomonas sp. L5B5 encodes:
- the panC gene encoding pantoate--beta-alanine ligase has product MNTVKTVRELRAAVARARSEGKRIGFVPTMGNLHSGHAALVAKAAQRVDFVVASIFVNPLQFGAGEDLDKYPRTLAADQEKLLQAGCHLLFAPTVEEMYPDGMAGQTRVSVPQLSEGLCGASRPGHFEGVATVVSKLFNMVQPDLAVFGQKDYQQLAVIRALVHDLNMPIQIIGEPTVRAPDGLALSSRNGYLNEEQRAIAPVLYRVLNQIAESIRSGERDYPQLLAEQQRQLEAAGLRQDYLEIRHARNLRLAAAEDRDLVILVAAYLGTTRLIDNLHLDLDAPA; this is encoded by the coding sequence ATGAATACCGTAAAAACCGTGCGAGAGCTGCGCGCCGCGGTCGCCCGCGCTCGCAGCGAAGGCAAGCGTATCGGCTTCGTGCCGACGATGGGCAACTTGCACAGCGGCCACGCCGCGCTGGTGGCCAAGGCCGCCCAGCGGGTGGACTTCGTGGTCGCCAGCATCTTCGTCAACCCGCTGCAGTTCGGCGCTGGCGAAGACCTGGACAAGTACCCGCGCACCCTGGCCGCCGACCAGGAAAAACTCCTCCAGGCCGGCTGCCACCTGCTGTTCGCTCCCACTGTCGAGGAGATGTACCCCGACGGCATGGCCGGACAGACCCGGGTCAGCGTTCCCCAGTTGTCCGAAGGTCTGTGCGGTGCCAGCCGCCCCGGGCATTTCGAAGGGGTGGCCACGGTGGTCAGCAAGCTGTTCAACATGGTTCAACCCGATCTCGCGGTGTTCGGCCAGAAGGACTACCAGCAGCTGGCGGTCATTCGCGCCCTGGTGCATGACCTGAACATGCCGATCCAGATCATCGGTGAACCGACGGTGCGTGCCCCCGACGGCCTGGCGCTGTCCTCGCGCAACGGTTACCTGAACGAGGAACAACGGGCCATCGCTCCGGTGTTGTATCGCGTCCTGAACCAGATCGCCGAGTCTATCCGCAGCGGTGAGCGCGACTATCCCCAACTGCTGGCCGAGCAGCAGCGGCAGCTCGAAGCCGCCGGTCTGCGCCAGGACTACCTGGAAATCCGCCATGCTCGCAACCTGCGCCTGGCGGCTGCCGAGGACCGAGATCTGGTGATCCTGGTGGCGGCCTACCTGGGCACTACCCGGTTGATCGACAACCTGCATCTGGACCTCGACGCTCCGGCCTGA
- the pgi gene encoding glucose-6-phosphate isomerase, translating to MAYYRTPHDVTALPAWQALQEHRQAMQDFSMREAFNADPQRFSQFTLSSCGLFLDYSKNLITPQTRDLLVNLAKEVGLADAIKSMMTGELVNASEGRPALHTALRRPVGDKLSVNGVNVMPEVHKVLNQITELVGRIHDGLWRGYTEKPITDVVNIGIGGSFLGPELVSEALLSYTHKGVRCHYLANIDGSEFHELSAKIRAETTLFIVSSKSFNTLETLKNAQAARAWYLAQGGSEAELHRHFIAVSSNNAAAVAFGIREENIFPMWDWVGGRYSLWSAIGLPIALAIGMSNFKELLSGAYTMDQHFQSAPFEQNMPVLLALLGVWYGNFWGAQSHAILPYDHYLRNITKHLQQLDMESNGKSVRQDGTPVNTDTGPVIWGGVGCNGQHAYHQLLHQGTQLIPADFIVPIVSFNPVADHHQWLYANCLSQSQALMLGKTRVEAESELRDKGLSEAEVQRLAPHKVIPGNRPSNTLVVERISPRRLGALVALYEHKVFVQSVIWGINAFDQWGVELGKELGKGVYNRLVGSDETLADDASTQGLINYFRGRHRG from the coding sequence ATGGCGTACTACCGCACTCCTCACGACGTTACCGCTCTGCCCGCCTGGCAAGCGTTGCAAGAGCACCGCCAGGCCATGCAGGACTTCAGCATGCGCGAGGCATTCAATGCCGATCCACAGCGCTTCAGCCAATTCACCCTGAGCAGCTGCGGACTGTTTCTCGATTACTCCAAGAACCTGATCACCCCGCAGACTCGCGATCTGCTGGTGAACCTGGCGAAGGAGGTCGGGCTGGCCGATGCGATCAAGTCGATGATGACCGGCGAACTGGTCAACGCCTCCGAGGGGCGCCCGGCCCTGCACACTGCACTGCGCCGCCCGGTGGGCGACAAGCTGTCGGTCAATGGCGTTAATGTCATGCCGGAAGTGCACAAGGTCCTGAACCAGATCACCGAGCTGGTGGGCCGCATCCATGATGGCCTGTGGCGCGGTTACACCGAGAAGCCCATCACCGACGTGGTGAACATCGGCATCGGCGGCTCCTTCCTCGGCCCGGAACTGGTGTCCGAAGCACTGCTGTCCTACACCCACAAAGGTGTGCGCTGCCACTACCTGGCCAACATCGACGGCAGTGAATTCCATGAGCTTTCGGCGAAGATCCGTGCGGAAACCACGCTGTTCATCGTTTCCTCCAAGTCCTTCAACACCCTCGAAACCCTGAAGAACGCCCAGGCCGCGCGCGCCTGGTACCTCGCCCAGGGCGGTTCCGAGGCCGAGCTGCATCGCCACTTCATCGCGGTGTCGAGCAACAATGCCGCCGCCGTGGCCTTCGGCATCCGTGAAGAGAACATCTTCCCGATGTGGGATTGGGTCGGAGGACGCTACTCGCTGTGGTCCGCCATCGGCCTGCCGATCGCCCTGGCCATCGGCATGTCCAACTTCAAGGAACTGCTGTCCGGCGCCTACACCATGGACCAGCACTTCCAGAGCGCTCCGTTCGAACAGAACATGCCGGTGCTGCTGGCCCTGCTGGGTGTGTGGTACGGCAACTTCTGGGGCGCTCAGAGCCACGCGATCCTGCCGTACGACCACTACCTGCGCAACATCACCAAGCACCTGCAGCAGCTGGACATGGAGTCCAACGGCAAGAGCGTGCGCCAGGATGGCACCCCCGTGAATACCGATACCGGTCCGGTGATCTGGGGTGGCGTGGGCTGCAACGGCCAGCATGCCTACCACCAGTTGCTGCACCAGGGCACCCAGCTGATCCCGGCCGACTTCATCGTGCCGATCGTCAGCTTCAACCCGGTGGCCGACCACCACCAGTGGCTGTACGCCAACTGCCTGTCCCAGAGCCAGGCGCTGATGCTGGGCAAGACCCGCGTCGAAGCCGAGAGCGAACTGCGCGACAAGGGTCTGAGCGAAGCCGAGGTGCAACGACTGGCGCCGCACAAGGTGATCCCCGGCAACCGTCCGAGCAACACTCTGGTGGTCGAGCGCATCAGCCCGCGACGCCTCGGTGCGCTGGTGGCGCTCTACGAGCACAAGGTCTTTGTACAGAGCGTGATCTGGGGCATCAACGCCTTCGACCAGTGGGGCGTGGAACTGGGCAAGGAGCTGGGCAAGGGCGTCTACAACCGCCTGGTGGGCAGCGACGAAACCCTGGCCGACGATGCTTCGACCCAGGGCCTGATCAACTACTTCCGCGGTCGCCATCGCGGCTGA
- a CDS encoding polynucleotide adenylyltransferase PcnB — protein sequence MLKKLFQSFRSPVRRTQHKRSTPEVLNSGQHSLQRAQFSRYAVNIVERLQNAGYQAYLVGGCVRDMLLNIPPKDFDVATSATPEQVRAEFRNARIIGRRFKLVHIHFGREIIEVATFRANHPQNEDEEDSNQSSRNESGRILRDNVYGTLEEDAQRRDFTINALYYDPVSERILDYANGVHDIRNNLVRLIGDPRQRYQEDPVRMLRAVRFAAKLNFGIEKHTAAPIRELAPMLREIPSARLFEEVLKLFLSGHAADTFEMLVDLQLFDPLFPASAEALEYNPTYTHTLISEALVNTDLRIKQNKPVTPAFLFAALLWPALPARVLHLQERGMPPIPAMQEAAHELIAEQCQRIAIPKRFTMPIREIWDMQERLPRRSGKRADQLLDNPRFRAGYDFLLLRESAGEQTDGLGEWWTDYQDANDAERREMIRDLSGKDDASGAPRKRRRSGGAKRKRAGSSGASGE from the coding sequence ATGCTGAAGAAGCTGTTCCAGTCATTCCGTTCTCCCGTGCGTCGTACGCAACATAAACGCAGCACCCCTGAAGTGCTCAATAGCGGCCAGCACTCGCTGCAACGCGCGCAGTTCAGCCGGTATGCGGTCAATATCGTCGAACGCCTGCAGAACGCCGGTTACCAGGCCTACCTGGTCGGCGGTTGCGTGCGCGACATGTTGCTCAACATTCCCCCCAAGGACTTCGACGTCGCCACCAGCGCCACACCGGAACAGGTCCGGGCCGAGTTCCGCAATGCGCGGATCATTGGCCGGCGTTTCAAGCTGGTGCACATCCATTTCGGTCGCGAAATCATCGAAGTCGCAACCTTCCGTGCCAACCATCCGCAGAACGAAGACGAAGAGGACAGCAACCAGTCCTCTCGCAACGAAAGCGGGCGGATCCTGCGGGACAACGTCTACGGCACCCTGGAAGAAGATGCGCAACGCCGCGACTTCACCATCAATGCCCTGTACTACGACCCGGTCAGCGAACGCATCCTCGATTACGCCAATGGCGTCCATGACATTCGCAACAACCTGGTGCGCCTGATCGGCGACCCACGCCAGCGCTACCAGGAAGATCCGGTACGCATGCTGCGGGCGGTGCGTTTTGCCGCCAAGCTGAATTTCGGCATCGAGAAACACACCGCCGCTCCGATCCGCGAACTGGCACCGATGCTGCGGGAAATCCCTTCGGCACGCCTGTTCGAGGAAGTGCTCAAGCTATTCCTCTCTGGCCATGCCGCGGACACCTTCGAAATGCTGGTGGACCTGCAACTGTTCGATCCGTTGTTCCCGGCCAGCGCCGAAGCCCTGGAATACAACCCGACCTACACCCATACGCTGATCAGCGAAGCCCTGGTCAACACCGACCTGCGGATCAAGCAGAACAAGCCGGTGACGCCAGCCTTCCTGTTCGCCGCCCTGCTCTGGCCGGCCCTGCCTGCTCGCGTCCTGCATCTGCAGGAACGTGGCATGCCGCCCATCCCGGCCATGCAGGAAGCCGCCCACGAACTGATCGCCGAACAGTGCCAACGTATTGCCATCCCCAAGCGTTTCACCATGCCGATCCGCGAGATCTGGGACATGCAGGAGCGCCTACCACGCCGCAGCGGCAAGCGGGCCGATCAGTTGCTGGACAACCCGCGTTTTCGTGCCGGCTACGACTTCCTGCTGCTACGCGAAAGCGCTGGCGAGCAGACCGATGGCCTGGGCGAGTGGTGGACCGACTATCAGGACGCCAATGACGCCGAACGTCGCGAAATGATCCGCGACCTCAGCGGCAAGGACGACGCCAGCGGTGCCCCGCGCAAACGCCGCCGCAGCGGTGGAGCCAAGCGCAAGCGAGCTGGCAGCTCCGGCGCGTCGGGCGAATAA
- a CDS encoding sigma-54-dependent transcriptional regulator: MPHILIVEDETIIRSALRRLLERNQYQVSEAGSVQEAQERFSIPSFDLIVSDLRLPGAPGTELIKLGQGKPVLIMTSYASLRSAVDSMKMGAVDYIAKPFDHDEMLQAVARILRDRQSAEQAPAERPASKPGTSADKTGAANGEIGIIGSCAPMQDLYGKIRKVAPTDSNVLIQGESGTGKELVARALHNLSKRAKAPMISVNCAAIPETLIESELFGHEKGAFTGASAGRAGLVEAADGGTLFLDEIGELPLEAQARLLRVLQEGEIRRVGSVQSQKVDVRLIAATHRDLKSLSKIGQFREDLYYRLHVIALKLPALRERGADVNEIANAFLARQSARVGRTDLKFAADAEQAIRHYSWPGNVRELENAVERAVILCESPEISADLLGIDIELSDLEDEDFAGLTPQPGAASHEPTEDLSLEDYFQHFVLEHQDHMTETELARKLGVSRKCLWERRQRLGIPRRKSGVTSEG, translated from the coding sequence ATGCCGCATATTCTGATCGTCGAAGACGAAACCATCATCCGCTCCGCCCTGCGACGCCTGCTGGAACGCAACCAGTATCAAGTCAGCGAAGCCGGCTCAGTGCAGGAAGCACAGGAGCGCTTCAGCATCCCCTCGTTCGACCTGATCGTCAGCGACCTGCGCCTGCCTGGCGCCCCGGGTACCGAGCTGATCAAGCTCGGCCAGGGCAAGCCGGTACTCATCATGACCAGCTACGCCAGCCTGCGCTCGGCCGTGGACTCGATGAAAATGGGCGCGGTGGACTACATCGCCAAGCCATTCGACCACGACGAGATGCTCCAGGCCGTGGCACGCATCCTGCGGGACCGGCAAAGCGCCGAACAGGCTCCGGCGGAACGTCCAGCGAGCAAACCTGGGACCAGCGCCGACAAGACCGGGGCCGCCAATGGCGAGATCGGCATCATCGGCTCCTGCGCACCCATGCAGGACCTGTACGGCAAGATCCGCAAGGTGGCCCCAACCGACTCCAATGTACTGATCCAGGGCGAGTCCGGTACCGGCAAGGAACTGGTAGCCCGCGCGCTGCACAACCTGTCCAAGCGCGCCAAGGCACCGATGATCTCGGTGAACTGCGCGGCCATTCCGGAAACCCTGATCGAATCCGAGCTGTTCGGCCATGAAAAAGGCGCGTTCACCGGTGCCAGCGCCGGACGTGCCGGCCTGGTGGAAGCGGCCGACGGCGGCACGCTGTTCCTCGACGAGATCGGCGAACTGCCGCTGGAGGCACAGGCACGCCTGCTGCGAGTCCTGCAGGAAGGCGAGATCCGCCGGGTAGGTTCGGTGCAGTCGCAGAAGGTCGATGTGCGCTTGATCGCAGCGACCCACCGTGACCTCAAGAGCCTGTCGAAGATCGGCCAGTTCCGTGAGGACCTGTACTACCGCCTGCACGTGATTGCCCTGAAGTTGCCAGCCCTGCGCGAGCGCGGCGCCGACGTCAATGAAATCGCCAATGCCTTCCTCGCTCGCCAGAGTGCGCGTGTCGGCCGAACAGACCTCAAGTTCGCCGCCGACGCCGAGCAGGCGATCCGCCACTACTCCTGGCCTGGCAACGTGCGGGAGCTGGAGAATGCCGTCGAGCGTGCAGTGATCCTGTGCGAGAGCCCGGAGATCTCCGCGGACCTGCTGGGCATCGACATCGAGCTGAGCGACCTGGAAGACGAAGATTTCGCCGGCCTGACGCCTCAACCGGGCGCTGCGAGTCATGAACCCACCGAAGACCTGTCACTGGAAGACTACTTCCAGCACTTCGTCCTCGAACATCAGGACCACATGACCGAGACCGAGCTGGCACGCAAGCTGGGCGTCAGCCGCAAGTGCCTCTGGGAGCGCCGTCAGCGCCTGGGTATTCCACGACGCAAAAGCGGGGTGACCAGCGAAGGCTGA
- the panB gene encoding 3-methyl-2-oxobutanoate hydroxymethyltransferase gives MPDITLTTLQSLKQKGEKITMLTCYDATFAHTCCEAGVEVLLVGDSLGMVLQGHDSTLPVTTADMAYHVAAVKRGNSGSLILADLSFMSYGTTEQALSSSAQLMQAGAHMVKIEGAAWLAESVRLLNERGVPVCVHMGLTPQTVNVLGGYKVQGRNENQARQMRADAIALEQAGAAMLLLECVPSELAAEITQAVKIPVIGIGAGSATDGQVLVLHDMLGLSLTGRAPKFVKNFMAGKDSIQAALGAYVQEVKAVTFPGAEHGFSA, from the coding sequence ATGCCAGACATCACTCTGACCACCCTGCAAAGCCTCAAGCAGAAAGGTGAGAAAATCACCATGCTGACCTGCTATGACGCCACCTTCGCCCACACATGCTGCGAAGCCGGCGTCGAAGTCCTGCTGGTCGGCGACTCCCTGGGAATGGTTCTGCAAGGGCACGACAGCACATTGCCGGTCACCACTGCCGACATGGCCTACCATGTCGCCGCGGTGAAGCGCGGCAACAGCGGATCCCTGATCCTCGCGGACCTGTCTTTCATGTCCTACGGCACCACTGAACAGGCACTGAGCAGCTCGGCGCAGCTGATGCAAGCCGGGGCGCACATGGTCAAGATCGAAGGCGCAGCCTGGCTGGCCGAATCGGTCCGCCTGCTGAACGAACGGGGCGTACCAGTCTGCGTGCACATGGGGCTGACGCCACAGACCGTGAACGTGCTGGGCGGCTACAAGGTCCAGGGTCGCAACGAGAACCAGGCACGACAGATGCGGGCGGATGCCATCGCCCTGGAGCAGGCAGGCGCGGCCATGCTGCTGCTCGAGTGCGTCCCCAGCGAGCTGGCAGCGGAAATCACCCAGGCAGTGAAGATCCCGGTGATCGGCATCGGTGCCGGCAGTGCCACCGATGGCCAGGTGCTGGTGCTCCACGACATGCTGGGCCTGTCCCTCACCGGACGTGCGCCCAAGTTCGTCAAGAACTTCATGGCCGGCAAGGACAGCATCCAGGCCGCGCTGGGTGCCTACGTGCAAGAAGTCAAAGCCGTTACCTTCCCCGGTGCCGAACACGGGTTCAGCGCATGA
- a CDS encoding sensor histidine kinase: MPMSFSLTQMILISAAYLMVLFGVAWISERGMIPRSIIRHPLTYTLSLGVYASAWAFYGTVGLAYQYGYGFLSSYLGVSGAFLLAPVLLYPILKITRTYQLSSLADLFAFRFRSTWAGALTTIFMLVGVLPLLALQIQAVADSIGILTHEPVQHRVALSFCALITLFTIFFGSRHIATREKHEGLVFAIAFESVIKLIAIGGVGLYALYGVFDGPQQLELWLLQNQTALAALHTPLQEGPWRTLLLVFFASAIVMPHMYHMTFTENLNPRSLVSASWGLPLFLLLMSLAVPLILWAGLKLGATTNPEYFTLGIGIAANSPALALLAYVGGLSAASGLIIVTTLALSGMALNHLVLPLYQPPAEGNIYRWLKWTRRALIVAIIMAGYAFYLLLGAEQDLANLGIVAFVATLQFLPGVLSVLYWPTANRRGFIAGLLAGILVWLVTMLLPLIGNLQGFYIPLLNMIYVLDDTSWHMAAIASLAANVLMFTLISLFTNASSEEASAAEACAVDNVRRPQRRELHAASPQEFATQLAKPLGAKAAQKEVEQALRDLYLPFDERRPYALRRLRDRIEANLSGLMGPSVAQDMVETFLPYKAGGENYVTEDIHFIESRLEDYHSRLTGLAAELDALRRYHRQTLQELPMGVCSLAKDQEILMWNKAMEELTGIPAQHVVGSRLGTIANPWKDLLQGFINLPDEHLHKQHLALDGQTRWLNLHKAAIDEPLAPGNSGLVLLVEDLTETQTLEDKLVHSERLASIGRLAAGVAHEIGNPVTGIACLAQNLREEREEDGELTEISGQILEQTKRISRIVQSLMSFAHAGSHQHNDEAVCLAEVAQDAIGLLALNRRNFEVQFFNLCDPDHWVDGDPQRLAQVLINLLSNARDASPPGSAVRVKSEAFEHTVDLIVEDEGSGIPKNIMDRLFEPFFTTKDPGEGTGLGLALVYSIVEEHYGQITIDSPADPQSQRGTRIRVTLPRHVEATSAVT; this comes from the coding sequence ATGCCGATGAGCTTTAGCCTGACCCAGATGATCCTGATCAGCGCCGCCTACCTGATGGTGCTGTTCGGGGTGGCCTGGATCAGCGAACGCGGCATGATCCCGCGCTCGATCATCCGCCATCCGCTGACCTACACCCTGTCGCTGGGGGTCTATGCCAGCGCCTGGGCCTTCTACGGTACGGTGGGCCTGGCCTACCAGTACGGCTACGGTTTCCTCTCCAGTTACCTGGGGGTATCCGGGGCATTCCTGCTGGCACCGGTGCTGCTTTACCCGATCCTGAAGATCACCCGCACCTACCAGCTGTCGTCCCTGGCCGACCTGTTCGCCTTCCGCTTCCGCAGCACCTGGGCAGGAGCCCTGACCACCATCTTCATGCTGGTGGGGGTACTGCCGCTGCTGGCCCTGCAGATCCAGGCGGTGGCCGACTCCATCGGCATCCTGACCCACGAACCGGTACAACACCGGGTGGCCTTGAGCTTCTGCGCGCTGATAACCCTGTTCACGATCTTTTTCGGTTCACGGCACATCGCCACCCGGGAAAAACACGAGGGCCTGGTGTTCGCCATCGCCTTCGAATCGGTGATCAAGCTGATCGCCATCGGTGGCGTCGGCCTTTATGCCTTGTATGGGGTATTCGACGGCCCGCAACAGCTGGAGCTGTGGCTGCTGCAGAACCAGACTGCCCTCGCCGCGTTGCACACCCCCTTGCAGGAAGGTCCGTGGCGCACCCTGCTGCTGGTATTTTTCGCCTCGGCGATCGTCATGCCGCACATGTACCACATGACCTTTACCGAGAACCTCAACCCCCGGTCGCTGGTCAGCGCCAGCTGGGGGTTGCCGCTGTTCCTGCTGCTGATGAGCCTGGCTGTGCCGTTGATCCTCTGGGCAGGACTCAAGCTCGGCGCCACCACCAATCCGGAATACTTCACCTTGGGGATCGGCATCGCCGCCAACAGTCCGGCCCTGGCGCTGCTGGCCTACGTCGGTGGACTGTCAGCCGCCAGCGGCCTGATCATCGTCACCACCCTGGCACTTTCGGGGATGGCGCTGAACCACCTGGTGCTGCCGCTCTACCAGCCACCGGCGGAAGGCAACATCTATCGCTGGCTGAAGTGGACTCGCCGCGCCCTGATCGTCGCCATCATCATGGCCGGCTATGCCTTCTACCTGCTGCTGGGCGCCGAGCAGGACCTGGCCAACCTGGGAATCGTGGCCTTCGTCGCCACCCTGCAGTTCCTGCCCGGGGTACTGTCGGTCCTGTACTGGCCGACCGCCAATCGCCGCGGCTTCATCGCCGGCCTGCTGGCGGGCATCCTGGTGTGGCTGGTGACCATGCTCCTGCCGCTGATCGGCAACCTGCAGGGTTTCTATATCCCGCTGCTGAACATGATCTACGTCCTCGACGACACCAGCTGGCACATGGCGGCCATCGCTTCGCTGGCGGCCAACGTCCTGATGTTCACCCTGATCTCGCTGTTCACCAATGCCAGTTCCGAAGAGGCCAGTGCCGCCGAAGCCTGCGCAGTGGACAACGTGCGTCGCCCGCAACGCCGGGAGCTGCATGCCGCCTCGCCCCAGGAGTTCGCCACGCAACTGGCCAAGCCGTTGGGCGCCAAGGCCGCGCAAAAGGAAGTGGAACAGGCCCTGCGCGACCTCTACCTGCCCTTCGATGAACGCCGGCCCTATGCGCTGCGGCGCCTGCGGGACCGTATCGAAGCCAACCTGTCCGGCCTGATGGGGCCGAGCGTTGCCCAGGACATGGTCGAAACCTTCCTGCCCTACAAGGCTGGCGGTGAAAACTACGTTACCGAGGACATTCACTTCATCGAGAGCCGCCTCGAGGACTACCACTCGCGACTGACCGGCCTGGCTGCCGAACTCGACGCACTGCGCCGTTATCATCGGCAAACCCTGCAGGAGCTGCCCATGGGCGTCTGCTCCCTGGCCAAGGACCAGGAGATCCTGATGTGGAACAAGGCCATGGAGGAGCTCACCGGGATCCCCGCCCAGCATGTGGTGGGGTCACGCCTGGGCACCATTGCCAACCCTTGGAAGGATCTGCTGCAAGGTTTCATCAACCTGCCGGACGAACACCTGCACAAGCAGCACCTGGCCCTGGATGGCCAGACTCGCTGGCTGAACCTGCACAAGGCCGCCATCGACGAACCCCTGGCCCCGGGCAACAGCGGCCTGGTGCTGCTGGTCGAGGACTTGACCGAAACCCAGACCCTGGAAGACAAGCTGGTGCACTCCGAGCGCCTGGCCAGCATCGGGCGCCTGGCCGCCGGGGTGGCCCATGAGATTGGTAATCCGGTGACGGGCATCGCTTGCCTGGCGCAGAACCTGCGCGAGGAGCGCGAGGAAGATGGCGAGCTGACGGAAATCAGCGGACAGATCCTCGAACAGACCAAACGCATCTCGCGGATCGTCCAGTCGCTGATGAGTTTTGCCCATGCGGGCAGCCACCAGCACAACGACGAGGCGGTCTGCCTGGCCGAAGTGGCGCAGGATGCCATCGGCCTGCTGGCCCTGAACCGGCGCAATTTCGAGGTGCAGTTCTTCAATTTGTGCGATCCCGACCACTGGGTGGATGGCGACCCACAGCGCCTGGCCCAGGTCCTGATCAACCTGCTGTCCAATGCCCGTGACGCCTCCCCGCCCGGTAGCGCGGTACGCGTCAAGAGCGAGGCTTTCGAGCACACGGTCGACCTGATCGTGGAGGACGAAGGCAGCGGCATTCCCAAGAACATCATGGATCGATTGTTCGAACCGTTTTTCACCACCAAGGATCCAGGGGAAGGCACCGGTCTGGGCCTTGCGCTGGTCTATTCCATCGTTGAAGAGCATTATGGACAAATCACCATCGACAGCCCGGCCGATCCACAGAGCCAGCGCGGTACCCGTATCCGAGTGACGTTACCGCGCCATGTCGAAGCGACGTCCGCTGTGACCTGA
- the panD gene encoding aspartate 1-decarboxylase: MHAIMLKAKLHRAEVTHAVLDYEGSCAIDGDWLDLSGIREYEQIQIYNVDNGERFTTYAIRGESGSRMISVNGAAAHKAKVGDRVIICAYAHYSEAELLNFKPRMLYMAPGNELSHTSHAIPVQVA; encoded by the coding sequence ATGCACGCCATCATGCTCAAGGCCAAGCTGCATCGCGCAGAAGTCACCCACGCCGTGCTTGATTACGAAGGTTCCTGCGCCATCGACGGCGACTGGCTGGACCTCTCCGGCATTCGCGAGTACGAGCAGATCCAGATCTACAACGTCGACAACGGTGAACGCTTCACCACCTACGCCATCCGTGGCGAATCCGGTTCGCGGATGATCTCGGTGAACGGCGCCGCCGCACACAAGGCCAAGGTGGGTGATCGGGTGATCATCTGCGCCTACGCTCACTACAGCGAAGCCGAATTGCTCAACTTCAAGCCCCGCATGTTGTACATGGCCCCCGGCAACGAGCTGAGCCACACCAGCCATGCGATCCCGGTCCAGGTCGCCTGA
- the folK gene encoding 2-amino-4-hydroxy-6-hydroxymethyldihydropteridine diphosphokinase — MERVYIGLGSNLASPEEQLRSAIEALRQLPASQLHGVSAFYQSDSLLPGQPRFTNAVAALDSDLAPLQLLDALQAIEKQQGRERHERWGPRTLDLDILLFGDRLIDEPRLKVPHYHMQARPFVLYPLAELAPAGMCLADGRSLQELLAGCPFVGLERLA; from the coding sequence ATGGAGCGCGTGTACATCGGCCTGGGCAGCAACCTGGCAAGCCCCGAAGAGCAGCTGCGCAGTGCCATCGAGGCACTCCGGCAACTGCCCGCAAGCCAGCTGCACGGCGTATCGGCGTTCTACCAGAGTGATTCACTCCTGCCCGGCCAGCCTCGCTTCACCAACGCCGTAGCTGCGCTGGACAGCGACCTGGCGCCGCTGCAATTGCTCGATGCGCTGCAAGCCATCGAGAAGCAGCAAGGTCGTGAACGCCACGAACGCTGGGGGCCTCGAACCCTGGACCTGGACATCCTGCTGTTCGGCGACCGACTGATCGACGAACCGCGCCTCAAGGTCCCGCACTACCACATGCAGGCCCGCCCCTTTGTCCTCTACCCCCTGGCCGAACTGGCCCCGGCCGGGATGTGCCTGGCCGATGGGCGCAGCCTGCAGGAACTGCTCGCCGGCTGCCCATTTGTCGGCCTGGAACGCCTGGCCTGA